Proteins from a single region of Sebastes umbrosus isolate fSebUmb1 chromosome 8, fSebUmb1.pri, whole genome shotgun sequence:
- the slc23a2 gene encoding solute carrier family 23 member 2 isoform X3, with the protein MGVGKNTTSKSMDSSSEGGKFEEESKHGADFYPIPVVVNGVGGASGELDTENTELMAIYTKDNQGAEKSSMSETLDSTDSTDARRMDMIYTIEDTPPWYLCVFLGLQHYLTCFSGTIAVPFLLAEAMCVGFDQWATSQLIGTIFFCVGITTLLQTTLGCRLPLFQASAFAFLAPARAILSLDKWKCNTTEVPLFNSTELLNTEHIWHPRIREIQGAIIVSSLVEVCIGALGLPGLLLKYIGPLTITPTVALIGLSGFQAAGERAGKHWGIAMLTIFLVLLFSQYARNVHFPLPVYKAKKGWTTYRLQVFKMFPIIMAILVSWLLCFIFTVTNVFPPEVDKYGYYARTDARQGILAAAPWFKIPYPFQWGFPTVTAAGVIGMMSAVVASIIESIGDYYACARLSCAPPPPIHAINRGIFVEGISCVLDGLFGTGNGSTSSSPNIGVLGITKVGSRRVIQYGAAMMVLLGLIGKFSALFASLPDPVLGALFCTLFGMITAVGLSNLQFVDLNSSRNLFVLGFSIFFGLMLPSYLKQNPLVSGIVGVDQVLNVLLTTAMFVGGSVAFILDNTIPGTPEERGIRKLKRGIGQNTAELEGMRSYDLPFGMDFIRRHPVFKYFPISPTFQGYQWGRLREACRRRKGQGDTVKGGGLGGEGGPASGESGV; encoded by the exons gtgGTGGTAAACGGCGTGGGCGGTGCCAGTGGAGAGCTGGACACTGAGAACACAGAGCTGATGGCCATCTACACTAAAGATAATCAAGGAGCAGAAAAG agctcAATGTCTGAGACGTTGGACAGCACAGACAGTACGGATGCAAGGAGGATGGACATGATCTATACCATAGAAGACACCCCACCCTGGTACCTGTGTGTGTTCTTGGGCTTACAG CATTACTTGACATGTTTCAGTGGAACTATCGCCGTGCCGTTCCTCCTCGCCGAGGCGATGTGCGTCGGCTTCGATCAGTGGGCCACCAGTCAGCTCATCGGGACCATCTTCTTCTGTGTGGGGATCACCACCCTGTTACAGACCACACTGGGCTGCAG GTTGCCTTTGTTCCAGGCCAGCGCTTTCGCCTTCCTCGCACCAGCCAGAGCCATCCTGTCACTGGACAAATGGAAGTGTAACACCACAG AGGTTCCACTATTCAACAGCACAGAGCTCCTCAACACGGAGCACATCTGGCACCCCAGGATACGAGAG ATCCAAGGCGCGATCATCGTGTCGTCCCTGGTCGAGGTGTGTATCGGAGCGCTGGGTCTGCCCGGGCTCCTGCTGAAGTACATCGGACCTCTGACCATCACCCCCACCGTGGCGCTCATCGGCCTGTCTGGTTTCCAGGCCGCGGGGGAGAGGGCTGGAAAACACTGGGGCATTGCTATGCT GACCATCTTCTTGGTGCTGCTCTTCTCTCAGTATGCCAGAAACGTTCACTTCCCTCTGCCGGTCTACAAAGCCAAGAAAGGCTGGACTACCTACAGGCTGCAGGTCTTCAAAATGTTTCCT aTCATCATGGCCATCCTGGTGTCATGGCTGctgtgtttcattttcactgtgacCAACGTTTTCCCGCCAGAGGTAGACAAGTACGGCTACTACGCCCGCACAGACGCACGTCAAGGAATCCTCGCAGCCGCGCCATGGTTTAAGATACCTTATCCCt TCCAGTGGGGTTTCCCTACTGTAACAGCAGCAGGTGTGATCGGCATGATGAGCGCGGTGGTGGCCAGCATCATCGAGTCGATTGGAGATTACTACGCCTGCGCACGTCTCTCTTGTGCTCCTCCACCTCCCATCCACGCCATCAATAG GGGGATATTCGTGGAGGGTATTTCCTGTGTGCTGGATGGTCTTTTTGGGACAGGAAATGGCTCCACCTCCTCCAGTCCAAATATAGGCGTCCTGGGAATCACAAAG GTGGGCAGCAGACGTGTGATTCAGTATGGCGCCGCCATGATGGTGCTGCTGGGGCTCATTGGTAAATTCAGCGCCCTGTTTGCCTCTCTGCCCGACCCTGTCCTGGGAGCTCTGTTCTGCACCCTGTTCGGTATGATCACGGCGGTGGGACTCTCCAACCTGCAGTTTGTGGACCTCAACTCCTCCAGGAACCTCTTCGTTCTCGGTTTCTCCATCTTCTTCGGTCTGATGCTGCCGAGCTACCTCAAACAGAACCCGCTGGTCTCTG GCATAGTTGGGGTTGACCAAGTGTTGAACGTGCTCCTCACCACCGCCATGTTTGTCGGAGGCTCTGTCGCCTTCATTTTGGACAATACTATCCCTG GTACCCCTGAAGAGCGAGGCATCAGGAAGCTGAAACGTGGCATTGGTCAAAATACTGCAGAGCTGGAAGGGATGAGATCTTATGATCTGCCGTTTGGAATGGACTTTATCCGCAGACACCCCGTCTTCAAGTACTTCCCCATCAGCCCCACCTTCCAGGGCTACCAGTGGGGGAGGCTACGGGAAGCCTGCAGGAGAAGGAAAGGACAGGGGGATACGGTGAAGGGGGGAGGActgggaggggagggaggcCCGGCATCCGGGGAGAGTGGGGTATAG